In the Candidatus Bathyarchaeota archaeon genome, one interval contains:
- a CDS encoding bacteriorhodopsin produces MYVTEIFVYWIGAIIFLFSTMVFLLNSRRRSANRFIVASEIFVSYLTAISYVVMALAMATMISPFGGVIYWSRWLFYMGSCSILALNVAVIFGKNDIGDFFEISFLTSLVMFCGFLASYLTSSEKWIFFGLSSGAYMGLLYVLFRNVNYKANTSRRLIMWWVVIFWSLFPVIWVFAPTGFGIVSTFIESVGYLLLDIITKVAFGLFLVYKHRSF; encoded by the coding sequence ATGTATGTAACAGAAATTTTTGTCTATTGGATTGGTGCGATTATCTTTCTTTTTTCAACTATGGTTTTTCTTCTAAACAGTAGACGAAGGTCTGCAAATAGGTTTATAGTGGCATCGGAGATTTTCGTTAGTTATCTTACCGCTATTTCCTATGTCGTTATGGCGTTAGCAATGGCAACTATGATTTCACCTTTTGGAGGAGTTATTTATTGGAGTCGATGGCTGTTTTACATGGGGAGTTGTAGCATTTTAGCTCTAAATGTTGCGGTGATCTTTGGTAAGAATGATATAGGTGACTTTTTTGAGATTTCCTTTTTGACGAGTCTTGTTATGTTTTGTGGTTTTTTAGCAAGTTATTTAACTAGTAGTGAGAAGTGGATATTTTTCGGACTTAGTTCAGGAGCTTATATGGGATTATTATACGTCTTGTTCAGAAATGTGAATTATAAGGCTAATACCTCAAGAAGATTGATTATGTGGTGGGTGGTTATTTTCTGGTCGCTGTTTCCTGTTATATGGGTCTTCGCTCCAACTGGTTTTGGAATTGTGTCAACATTTATTGAATCTGTCGGGTATTTACTTTTAGATATAATTACAAAGGTCGCTTTTGGTCTATTTCTCGTATATAAACATAGAAGTTTTTGA